One window from the genome of Acidobacteriota bacterium encodes:
- a CDS encoding RNA polymerase subunit sigma-24 translates to MELVRAAKRGDLDAFDQLVQRNSGPILRIALHISRRREDAEEIAQETFLKAFKHLSSFQVRARFSTWLTRIAVNMAFVKVRGFRPERTVSISDDARDDELGSHPVDWRPNPEQLYSRLELRNILRKVLESLPLGYSTVFWLRIEGFSITETAEILGISEPAVKTRLLRARLQLRDGLSRYFGQEKTRPDMTLGADMSSLNGEETGTA, encoded by the coding sequence ATGGAACTTGTCCGCGCCGCTAAGCGTGGAGACCTCGATGCATTTGATCAGTTGGTACAGCGAAACAGCGGCCCCATCCTACGGATCGCGCTCCACATCTCGCGCCGCCGCGAGGATGCTGAAGAGATCGCGCAGGAGACATTTCTCAAAGCGTTTAAGCACCTGAGTAGCTTTCAGGTGAGAGCGCGGTTTTCGACCTGGCTCACTCGAATCGCTGTAAACATGGCATTTGTGAAGGTGCGCGGATTCCGCCCCGAGCGGACAGTGTCGATTAGTGATGATGCGCGAGATGACGAACTCGGTTCACACCCGGTCGATTGGAGGCCGAACCCCGAGCAGCTCTATAGCCGGCTGGAATTACGAAATATTTTGAGAAAAGTTTTGGAATCGCTGCCGCTCGGCTACAGCACCGTATTTTGGTTGCGCATCGAAGGATTCTCAATCACAGAAACGGCAGAGATATTGGGAATCAGCGAACCTGCGGTCAAGACGCGGCTCTTGCGAGCACGCCTGCAACTGCGGGACGGCTTGAGCCGCTACTTTGGACAAGAGAAGACGCGACCCGACATGACCCTTGGTGCGGATATGTCATCCCTTAATGGGGAAGAAACGGGGACAGCCTGA
- a CDS encoding RNA polymerase subunit sigma gives MISTNGSGRFEATMLPHLNAAYTLARWLTGNVQDAEDAVQDAYLRAFRFFNGFREGNSRAWLLQIVRNTCYTRLREKLPQGSFTTLHDDETEIEVRALGTPEVLAIRTADVQLVRTAIQELPIKYREVLIMREIEGMSYSEMAKVLDIPMGSVASTLLRARERLKKQLIKSTRRRPSQELVSCR, from the coding sequence ATGATATCGACAAACGGTAGCGGAAGATTTGAAGCCACGATGCTTCCGCATCTCAACGCAGCATACACGTTGGCGCGATGGCTGACCGGCAATGTGCAAGACGCTGAAGATGCGGTTCAGGACGCCTACCTTCGGGCTTTCCGGTTCTTTAACGGCTTCCGGGAAGGCAATAGCCGCGCATGGCTGCTCCAGATTGTGCGCAATACGTGCTATACGCGGCTGCGCGAAAAGCTTCCACAGGGGTCGTTCACGACGCTCCATGATGATGAAACAGAGATAGAGGTGCGCGCTTTGGGAACACCCGAAGTGCTCGCAATCCGGACCGCCGATGTCCAGCTTGTCAGAACGGCCATTCAGGAGCTGCCGATCAAATATCGTGAGGTTCTCATTATGCGTGAGATCGAGGGTATGTCTTATTCCGAAATGGCCAAGGTTTTGGACATACCCATGGGTAGTGTCGCGTCGACGCTGCTTCGCGCACGCGAACGGCTGAAGAAACAGTTGATCAAGAGTACGAGACGGCGGCCCTCGCAAGAACTTGTATCTTGCCGATGA